In the genome of Paenibacillus pabuli, the window ATTTGAATTGAACGGAATCCTCATCGTCAATATCATCCAAAGACTTTTGCAGATCTTCACCCACCTGGAAAGACATCGGTTCCTCTTTCACACGAATTTCAACCGTGTGCGGGTCTGCCCATCCGGTCAAAATGCCTTGCGCTTCAATCACCGCACTTTCCTCAGGCTGCTTCCCTGGTGCCGGTGTCTGTTCCTCTGTATTATTTGCGGGTGGCTGAGCAGCAGGGCTGCTGTTACCGCAGGCCACAAGCGAGAATCCCATAACCAAAACAAGGAATGATGCACTAATATTCATCGTATTCCGCATATGAACACCTCCGTTAGCTTATACGCAATGATGTTTGTCCATGTTGCCTGACTTGCAACGTGACAGCTTAATATTACTTACACGGCTGACCCGTCGCTCAATCATCCGAAAATGTTCAACAGCCTTTTACACCATGAATAATCAGCCGGCTTGTTCCATTTGCACAAGCTTCGCGTTGGCTGCGTTAAAAGCTTTTGTCTGCTTGTTGAACTGCTGTCTTGACTCGGCCACTTTGGCATATTGGCTGTTTCGTTCCCGAATCGCACGTTTGATTTTGACCAGATTGGGCTCCACACTGCCTCTCATCAATGCATACAACTGCTCGTCCGCATCAAGGCTCTGCCTGTAGGAGGCAACAAATGCTTCAAATGACGCAGCTCTTTGCTCATATTTATCCAATACCGTGTGGGCCTGAGCCAGATTCTCTTCCTTTTCAAAAGATAAATCATCCAGTGAAGTTCGCAACTCTTTCATCTGTTCTTTTGTCCTGCTCATCACCGCTTCTGCTTGTTCGAGCAATGTTCTTCGCTCGGCAATATGTCCGTCTGCCTGATCGAGGAGAGCCTCCAGATTGCTGTTTTTGTTCTTCCCTTTACTCAAAATCGATCCGTACAATTCCATATCTTCCCGTTCATGACGGGCAATCTCCTTCAGGCTCTGGTTCATCTCCTGATCGGCAATAATCAGTTGATTGACTTGATTTGCAGCAGGTACCTGCGGCTGACCGCAAGCACTAACAAGCAGAGCCAGCAATATGCTGACCCCAGCCAGAGCTATCTTTTTTCTTCTAAGCACCTCGGGGTGCCTCCTCTCTTGCATCTATCGCTCGATGACTTATCGCTTATTTCGTTATTTTTGCAAATGCCTGCTTATAACCGGGTATCCCCGCTAAAATTAGCTACCCAATGGGCGCTCGGATCGTAGACCTCAAACTCATAACCTCGATCTTCAAGCAGTTTCAGAATGCGCGGCAGTGCCTGTACCGTTTGCTCGCGCTCATGCATCAGAATCACTTCCTTGTCCCGATGCACACTTCTGCTGACCCGTTTAACGATTTTGTCCGGCTCACCCGGCAGATTCCAGTCGAGGGAATCGGTGGTCCAATCCCACAATTTGAATCCGGCCGCAGCAATGTCACCCCTGAAATCCTCGCCGATCTGTGGGCTGCTGCCATACGGAGCACGGATCAGGTGTGGCGTGAAGCCAATGAGGTCGTGGACCATCTTCTGCTCCTTCTTGAATTCCTTCACAAAATTAGCGGAGCTTCCGCTCTTATACAATTTGTTATAGTTATGTGTCATGCTGTGAAGC includes:
- a CDS encoding YkyA family protein; its protein translation is MLRRKKIALAGVSILLALLVSACGQPQVPAANQVNQLIIADQEMNQSLKEIARHEREDMELYGSILSKGKNKNSNLEALLDQADGHIAERRTLLEQAEAVMSRTKEQMKELRTSLDDLSFEKEENLAQAHTVLDKYEQRAASFEAFVASYRQSLDADEQLYALMRGSVEPNLVKIKRAIRERNSQYAKVAESRQQFNKQTKAFNAANAKLVQMEQAG